A single window of Streptomyces globosus DNA harbors:
- a CDS encoding aromatase/cyclase, giving the protein MTKIAGAVGEMHRTVHDIEVDAPAGVVYGLIADPVQWPLLFPPNVHVDRLAHDGTHEHLRMWATANGQVKTWTSRRVLDAGNRRIEFRQDAAAPPLSEMTGTWEVEPLGGDRCRLTLLHDFRVSGDSPEDIAWVERATDANSRAELDSLARIAGGWALMDQLVMTFEDTVRVEAPPERVYAFLERADRWPVLLPHVARLDLTEDPALPGVQLLAMDTLTADGSSHTTESVRVCFPEEGRIVYKQTRPPALMSAHTGAWTVAGDAHGSTVTSRHGVVLRPDAVTRVLGPTADLAAARRYVRDALGRNSTVTMTHAKRDAEAAARAAAARAAEPAVRAA; this is encoded by the coding sequence GTGACGAAGATCGCCGGCGCAGTGGGGGAGATGCACCGCACGGTGCACGACATCGAGGTCGACGCGCCGGCAGGCGTCGTCTACGGGCTCATCGCCGACCCCGTGCAGTGGCCGCTGCTCTTCCCGCCCAACGTGCACGTGGACCGCCTCGCCCACGACGGGACGCACGAGCACCTGCGGATGTGGGCCACCGCCAACGGCCAGGTCAAGACGTGGACCTCGCGCCGCGTCCTCGACGCCGGGAACCGCCGCATCGAGTTCCGGCAGGACGCCGCCGCGCCGCCGCTGAGCGAGATGACCGGCACGTGGGAGGTGGAGCCGCTGGGCGGCGACCGGTGCCGGCTGACGCTGCTGCACGACTTCCGGGTCAGCGGCGACAGCCCCGAGGACATCGCCTGGGTCGAGCGCGCCACCGACGCCAACAGCCGCGCCGAACTCGACAGCCTCGCCCGCATCGCCGGCGGGTGGGCGCTGATGGACCAGCTCGTGATGACCTTCGAGGACACCGTCCGCGTGGAGGCCCCGCCGGAGCGGGTGTACGCCTTCCTGGAGCGGGCCGACCGGTGGCCCGTACTGCTGCCGCACGTCGCGCGCCTCGACCTCACCGAGGACCCGGCCCTCCCCGGGGTGCAGCTGCTCGCGATGGACACGCTGACCGCGGACGGTTCGTCGCACACCACCGAGTCGGTGCGGGTGTGCTTCCCCGAGGAGGGCCGCATCGTCTACAAGCAGACCCGGCCGCCGGCCCTCATGTCCGCGCACACCGGCGCCTGGACGGTCGCCGGCGACGCCCACGGCTCGACGGTGACCTCCCGCCACGGCGTCGTCCTGCGGCCGGACGCCGTGACACGGGTCCTGGGCCCGACCGCCGACCTGGCGGCGGCCCGGCGCTACGTACGCGACGCGCTGGGCCGCAACAGCACGGTGACGATGACGCACGCGAAACGGGACGCGGAGGCCGCGGCGCGCGCGGCGGCGGCCCGCGCGGCGGAGCCAGCCGTGCGGGCGGCCTAA
- a CDS encoding aromatase/cyclase, protein MAVQRVHRASYTMDVAAPAGVVYGLVADTTQWPLFVPASIHVERLDFDGVHDRFHMWATANGTVRSWLSRRTLDATRHRIDFRHELPAAPTTAMGGSWTVEPRGPGRCRLLLEHDFTVDGDRAADAAWVRRATDTNSRAELAQLKETAEQWSRLDDLLLTFEDSVRVDGPADLVYAFLYDVADWPRLLPHVSRLDVREDEPGVQLMAMDTLTADGSVHTTESVRVCFPHAGRIVYKQTATPALMAAHTGEWSVIPDETGVTAVSQHSVLLREEAVERVLGTGTTPAQARAYVREALGRNSTATLALAKQHAETAVRML, encoded by the coding sequence ATGGCTGTCCAGCGAGTGCACCGCGCGTCCTACACCATGGACGTCGCCGCGCCGGCCGGCGTGGTCTACGGGCTGGTGGCGGACACGACCCAGTGGCCGTTGTTCGTCCCCGCGAGCATTCACGTGGAGCGCCTGGACTTCGACGGCGTCCACGACCGGTTCCACATGTGGGCCACGGCGAACGGAACCGTCCGGTCCTGGCTCTCCCGCCGAACCCTCGACGCCACCCGGCACCGCATCGACTTCCGGCACGAGCTGCCCGCGGCCCCCACCACGGCCATGGGCGGCAGCTGGACGGTCGAGCCGCGCGGGCCGGGCCGCTGCCGCCTGCTCCTCGAACACGACTTCACCGTCGACGGGGACCGGGCCGCGGACGCCGCATGGGTCCGGCGGGCCACCGACACCAACAGCCGCGCGGAGCTCGCGCAGCTGAAGGAGACCGCCGAGCAGTGGAGCCGCCTGGACGACCTGCTCCTCACCTTCGAGGACTCCGTCCGCGTCGACGGCCCCGCGGACCTCGTCTACGCCTTCCTGTACGACGTCGCCGACTGGCCGCGGCTGCTGCCGCACGTCTCCCGGCTCGACGTCAGGGAGGACGAGCCGGGGGTGCAGCTGATGGCGATGGACACCCTGACCGCGGACGGCTCGGTGCACACCACGGAGTCGGTACGGGTCTGCTTCCCGCACGCCGGCCGCATCGTCTACAAGCAGACGGCCACGCCCGCGCTGATGGCCGCGCACACGGGGGAGTGGTCGGTCATCCCGGACGAGACGGGCGTCACCGCGGTCTCGCAGCACAGCGTCCTGCTGCGCGAGGAGGCGGTGGAGCGCGTACTGGGCACCGGCACGACGCCGGCACAGGCACGCGCGTACGTCCGCGAGGCGCTGGGCCGCAACAGCACGGCGACGCTGGCCCTGGCGAAGCAGCACGCGGAGACGGCGGTGCGGATGCTGTAG
- a CDS encoding condensation domain-containing protein, with translation MAAALTVVIAPGPAPALDLRGPLDPDALEAALAALPPSTHTLHRHSATHHTLRLESGDCPAGALADLLTAPPPQTAAAADAAVPAAAARDDEAGLPAEHPLPAHGTASRGAGTGAGTTAAGAAGAFGVAGVASAGTATARAGAAAARARRGRAAAVPPAGLPAAPRQREVLLDALTARSGAAPLHVEQLHWRWYGPLDTRRFRDAWRAVAAQEPVLRAAFAEHAADSAAAGPCVVVHPEAAPDPVRHPYGSADWHSLLVGERLRPFDLHRPGPLRIALLDEQAGPAGPTRVILTFHHALLDGWSVRLLLRSFYRAYLAAGRTRGGERRPDVRDHLDWLARQDDTAPRAYWARAVPPADSRTLPPTAAAAVVAGRGDRPARTGPARTGHGRARIRLTPGEAVRLREWAARHGAAESTALGAAWALLLHRGTGSGFRPSPVAFAVAASGRGITLRGAAGLPAPLQGPLPLHVRVDPSAPVVRLLADLAGATLGASSYEWVSHGQIHTWSGRGADSELTASLLAFDPPAGPPFHPGPPAAVEAELAEEGVQLGRPQAVDAYTALPISIRAHHDCEGGLVLTAVNDRTRIPDAEAEAALGQTALLLRELPADADGTTPARQFLRLLAEAAGPATPAAPPAARGTGLVELRPAAHPGAGTVLLVPPPGATADCYAGVADAYRGPQALATVAPPADAAACLRALRPALAAGEPLLLGGHSGGGQLAYEVARRIGAHGWRPPPVAVAASARGLARTLRTAAPHGHSG, from the coding sequence ATGGCAGCCGCCCTGACCGTGGTCATCGCCCCAGGTCCCGCACCGGCCCTGGACCTGCGCGGCCCACTTGACCCGGACGCCCTGGAGGCCGCGCTCGCGGCACTCCCGCCGAGCACCCACACCCTGCACCGGCACTCCGCGACCCACCACACCCTGCGCCTGGAGTCGGGCGACTGCCCGGCAGGCGCCCTCGCCGACCTGCTGACCGCCCCGCCGCCGCAGACCGCAGCTGCTGCGGACGCGGCAGTGCCGGCCGCCGCCGCACGGGACGACGAGGCAGGGCTGCCGGCGGAGCACCCCCTGCCCGCGCACGGCACCGCGTCGCGGGGGGCGGGCACAGGGGCGGGGACAACGGCGGCAGGCGCGGCAGGCGCGTTTGGTGTCGCTGGTGTGGCCAGTGCGGGCACTGCGACGGCTCGGGCCGGTGCCGCGGCCGCGCGGGCCAGGCGCGGCCGGGCCGCGGCCGTACCCCCTGCCGGGCTGCCCGCAGCCCCCCGGCAGCGGGAAGTGCTGCTCGACGCGCTCACCGCGCGGTCCGGTGCCGCGCCGCTGCACGTCGAGCAGCTGCACTGGCGCTGGTACGGGCCCCTGGACACCCGCCGCTTCCGCGACGCCTGGCGGGCGGTGGCCGCGCAGGAGCCCGTGCTGCGGGCCGCGTTCGCCGAGCACGCCGCCGACTCGGCCGCCGCCGGGCCGTGCGTCGTCGTACACCCGGAGGCCGCCCCCGACCCCGTACGCCACCCGTACGGCTCCGCCGACTGGCACTCGCTGCTCGTCGGCGAACGCCTCCGCCCCTTCGACCTGCACCGCCCCGGCCCGCTGCGCATCGCGCTGCTCGACGAGCAGGCCGGCCCCGCCGGCCCCACCCGCGTCATCCTCACCTTCCACCACGCCCTGCTCGACGGGTGGAGCGTCCGGCTGCTGCTGCGCTCCTTCTACCGCGCCTACCTCGCCGCCGGCCGCACCCGCGGCGGCGAACGCCGCCCCGACGTCCGCGACCACCTCGACTGGCTCGCCCGCCAGGACGACACCGCCCCCCGCGCCTACTGGGCCCGCGCCGTCCCCCCGGCCGACTCCCGCACCCTGCCCCCCACCGCGGCCGCCGCCGTCGTCGCGGGTCGCGGCGACCGGCCCGCCCGCACCGGGCCCGCCCGCACCGGGCACGGCCGCGCCCGTATCCGGCTGACCCCCGGCGAAGCAGTCCGGCTGCGCGAATGGGCCGCACGGCACGGCGCCGCCGAATCCACCGCGCTCGGCGCCGCCTGGGCGCTGCTGCTGCACCGCGGGACGGGCTCCGGGTTCCGGCCGTCGCCGGTCGCGTTCGCCGTCGCCGCGTCCGGGCGCGGCATCACCCTGCGCGGCGCCGCCGGCCTGCCCGCCCCGCTCCAGGGGCCGCTGCCGCTGCACGTCCGCGTCGACCCGTCGGCGCCCGTCGTTCGGCTGCTGGCGGACCTGGCCGGGGCGACGCTCGGTGCTTCCTCGTACGAATGGGTGTCGCACGGGCAGATCCACACCTGGAGCGGCCGCGGCGCCGACAGCGAACTCACCGCCTCGCTGCTCGCGTTCGACCCCCCGGCGGGCCCGCCCTTCCATCCCGGGCCGCCGGCCGCGGTGGAGGCCGAGCTCGCCGAGGAGGGCGTACAGCTGGGGCGGCCGCAGGCCGTCGACGCGTACACGGCGCTGCCGATCAGCATCCGCGCGCACCACGACTGCGAGGGCGGGCTGGTGCTGACCGCCGTGAACGACCGCACCCGCATCCCCGACGCGGAGGCCGAGGCGGCGCTCGGGCAGACCGCGCTGCTGCTGCGCGAGCTTCCGGCGGACGCCGACGGCACCACGCCCGCCAGGCAGTTCCTGCGCCTTCTCGCGGAGGCGGCCGGGCCGGCCACGCCGGCAGCCCCGCCCGCGGCCCGCGGCACCGGCCTGGTCGAGCTGCGGCCGGCCGCGCACCCCGGCGCCGGAACGGTCCTGCTCGTCCCGCCGCCCGGCGCGACCGCCGACTGCTACGCCGGCGTCGCCGACGCCTACCGCGGCCCGCAGGCCCTCGCCACCGTCGCGCCGCCCGCGGACGCCGCCGCCTGCCTGCGCGCCCTGCGGCCCGCACTCGCCGCCGGGGAACCGCTGCTCCTCGGCGGCCACTCCGGCGGCGGGCAGCTCGCGTACGAGGTCGCACGGCGCATCGGCGCGCACGGCTGGCGCCCGCCGCCCGTGGCCGTCGCCGCTTCGGCCCGCGGCCTCGCCCGCACCCTGCGCACGGCGGCACCGCACGGCCACAGCGGCTGA
- a CDS encoding thioesterase II family protein, producing MSARSAGGAWVRRFHPAPEAAVRLVCLPHSGGSASYFFPFSRALSPALEVLTVQYPGRGDRRAEPFVTDVQEMADRVYAELLSWSDRPLAFFGHSIGATVGFEVALRLEAAGIEPLVLFASSRRAPSTHREGEYDNIGDDEWVLSTVKDLGGTPDELLTDDRLLRMSLPVLRADYEAARSYRYRPGPPLRCPIVALVGQRDTKVSLREAAAWRGHTDAETEFHWFDGGHFYLNDHVEDVVGLVRKRLLPAAV from the coding sequence ATGAGCGCGAGGAGCGCGGGCGGGGCGTGGGTGCGCCGGTTCCATCCGGCGCCGGAGGCGGCGGTGCGGTTGGTGTGCCTGCCTCACTCCGGGGGGTCGGCCAGCTACTTCTTCCCGTTCTCGCGGGCGCTCTCCCCCGCCCTGGAGGTGCTCACCGTCCAGTACCCGGGGCGGGGCGACCGGCGGGCGGAGCCGTTCGTGACGGACGTGCAGGAGATGGCGGACCGGGTGTACGCCGAGCTGCTGTCCTGGTCGGACCGGCCGCTCGCGTTCTTCGGGCACAGCATCGGCGCGACCGTCGGCTTCGAGGTGGCGCTGCGGCTGGAGGCGGCGGGCATCGAGCCGCTCGTGCTGTTCGCGTCGAGCCGCCGGGCGCCGTCGACGCACCGGGAGGGCGAGTACGACAACATCGGCGACGACGAGTGGGTGCTGTCCACCGTGAAGGACCTGGGCGGCACTCCGGACGAGCTGCTGACGGACGACCGGCTGCTGCGGATGAGCCTGCCCGTGCTGCGGGCCGACTACGAGGCCGCGCGGTCCTACCGGTACCGGCCCGGGCCGCCGCTGCGCTGCCCGATCGTGGCGTTGGTCGGGCAGCGCGACACGAAGGTGTCGCTGCGCGAGGCGGCGGCCTGGCGCGGGCACACGGACGCGGAGACCGAGTTCCACTGGTTCGACGGCGGGCACTTCTACCTCAACGACCACGTTGAAGATGTCGTGGGGCTTGTTCGGAAGCGGCTGCTGCCCGCCGCCGTCTGA
- a CDS encoding acyl-CoA dehydrogenase translates to MATTTETTAGTAAAVPGPAGTAPGRVAAVPAGAPAVAPEEAAALARAARLDALLGDPLDPANPHGLAELLAADTRGEPPAATEQLLTDARLGAEFVPAEFGGRLTRADLLAKVLRPVFRRDVALGFGYGITSLFGTAAVWAAGTERQRADTAGLLLRGGRASIVHHEVAHANAILRDEFTATPGRSGYTLSGRKDVIMNASRSAAWVVWARTAPERGPRSHSVLLLDPADLPAGTVTRLPRVPTPGMRGGLFSGLEFTGAPVPSSALVGRPGEGVALALRTFQVNRCLIPALAVAAADTVLHSAVRAVTPGRGGRTVRRWYKPLTGVFADLLACDSMATTALRALSLLPERSHVLAAAVKYVVPDLLREDLEALASVLGSHGYEHRSPQYGSLDKLVRDLPVAGLGHTGTAACQAVIVPQLRSLAERSWFSAEEPPPALFRAGAPLPVLDYRLLGIASGDDFLSATLAGTAERLAPHRADGGPASDLAALAELAETFVNELRGLRARCLRIRETRESLTDPAVVTLSDRYALVLAAASVLGVWESRSQDGRDPFLADPAWAVLALTRIGRRMGIPVPELPDGVLDRMLAELSARYRDSRSCDLDGLPLAR, encoded by the coding sequence ATGGCCACGACGACCGAGACCACCGCTGGTACCGCTGCCGCCGTCCCCGGCCCCGCCGGCACGGCGCCGGGCCGGGTCGCCGCGGTCCCCGCCGGGGCGCCCGCCGTTGCTCCCGAGGAGGCCGCCGCCCTTGCCCGCGCCGCGCGGCTCGACGCGCTGCTCGGCGACCCGCTCGACCCCGCCAACCCGCACGGCCTGGCCGAGCTCCTCGCTGCCGACACTCGCGGCGAACCCCCCGCAGCCACCGAGCAGTTGCTCACCGACGCACGCCTCGGCGCCGAGTTCGTGCCCGCCGAGTTCGGCGGCCGCCTCACCCGCGCCGACCTGCTCGCCAAAGTGCTCCGCCCCGTCTTCCGCCGCGACGTCGCCCTCGGCTTCGGCTACGGCATCACCTCGCTCTTCGGCACCGCCGCCGTCTGGGCCGCCGGCACCGAGCGGCAGCGCGCCGACACCGCCGGGCTGCTCCTGCGCGGCGGCCGCGCCTCGATCGTCCACCACGAGGTCGCCCACGCCAACGCCATCCTCCGCGACGAGTTCACCGCCACCCCCGGCCGCTCCGGCTACACCCTCAGCGGGCGCAAGGACGTCATCATGAACGCGTCCCGCTCCGCCGCCTGGGTCGTCTGGGCCCGCACCGCACCCGAACGCGGCCCCCGCAGCCACTCCGTGCTCCTCCTCGACCCCGCCGACCTCCCCGCGGGCACCGTCACCCGGCTGCCCCGCGTCCCCACCCCCGGCATGCGCGGCGGGCTGTTCTCCGGCCTGGAGTTCACCGGCGCGCCCGTCCCGTCGTCCGCCCTCGTCGGCCGGCCCGGCGAAGGCGTCGCCCTCGCGCTGCGCACCTTCCAGGTCAACCGCTGCCTGATCCCCGCCCTGGCCGTCGCCGCCGCCGACACCGTCCTGCACTCCGCCGTCCGCGCCGTCACCCCCGGCCGCGGCGGGCGCACCGTACGCCGCTGGTACAAGCCGCTCACCGGCGTCTTCGCCGACCTGCTGGCCTGCGACAGCATGGCGACGACCGCGCTGCGCGCGCTCAGCCTGCTGCCCGAGCGCAGCCACGTCCTGGCCGCCGCCGTCAAGTACGTCGTACCGGACCTGCTGCGCGAGGACCTCGAAGCCCTCGCGTCCGTCCTCGGCTCGCACGGGTACGAGCACCGCAGCCCCCAGTACGGCTCCCTCGACAAGCTGGTGCGCGACCTGCCCGTCGCCGGCCTCGGCCACACCGGGACGGCCGCCTGCCAGGCCGTCATCGTCCCGCAGCTGCGCAGCCTCGCCGAGCGGTCCTGGTTCAGCGCCGAGGAGCCGCCGCCCGCGCTGTTCCGCGCCGGCGCGCCCCTGCCCGTACTGGACTACCGGCTGCTCGGCATCGCCAGCGGCGACGACTTCCTCTCCGCCACCCTCGCCGGCACCGCCGAACGCCTCGCACCGCACCGGGCCGACGGCGGCCCCGCGAGCGACCTCGCCGCGCTCGCGGAACTCGCCGAGACCTTCGTCAACGAGCTGCGCGGGCTCCGCGCCCGCTGCCTGCGCATCCGCGAGACGCGGGAGTCGCTGACCGACCCGGCCGTCGTCACCCTCTCCGACCGGTACGCCCTCGTCCTCGCCGCGGCGAGCGTCCTCGGCGTGTGGGAGTCCCGTTCCCAGGACGGCCGCGACCCGTTCCTCGCCGACCCGGCCTGGGCCGTGCTCGCCCTGACGCGGATCGGCCGCCGCATGGGCATCCCCGTGCCGGAACTCCCCGACGGCGTCCTCGACCGGATGCTCGCCGAACTGTCCGCGCGCTACCGCGACAGCCGCAGCTGCGACCTCGACGGGCTCCCGCTCGCACGGTGA
- a CDS encoding 4'-phosphopantetheinyl transferase family protein, whose product MPDHPAPDAPRTATRIAPPVHVPGPHGPWDEVHRGLDRYGSAVVYATWGEWLPAALAEPGLRPLLGRDWQRYRGTADAAIRYRFLTSRMIIKYTAAAALCTGPAAFDLAYKLGGRPFIRGLDQIDISLSHTDDLIAVGVCRTGRIGVDVEPADRRMSFELLRSHMCTPAEHAELARMSGERQTAELLRLWTLKEAYTKALGQGLQLGFTEFGFGLTGGGLIAPDGTPAAGGEWAFATHPVLADRYLLSTACHDTGLDTARDTAVDTMLDPAFMAAVEDALATG is encoded by the coding sequence ATGCCGGACCACCCCGCACCGGACGCGCCGCGCACCGCGACGCGCATCGCGCCGCCCGTCCACGTCCCCGGCCCGCACGGGCCGTGGGACGAGGTCCACCGCGGACTGGACCGGTACGGCAGCGCCGTCGTGTACGCGACCTGGGGAGAATGGCTGCCCGCGGCCCTCGCCGAGCCGGGCCTGCGCCCGCTGCTCGGCCGTGACTGGCAGCGCTACCGCGGCACCGCCGACGCGGCGATCCGGTACCGCTTCCTGACCTCCCGCATGATCATCAAGTACACGGCGGCTGCCGCGCTGTGCACCGGCCCCGCCGCGTTCGACCTCGCGTACAAGCTGGGCGGGCGCCCGTTCATCCGCGGGCTCGACCAGATCGACATCAGCCTGAGCCACACCGACGACCTCATCGCGGTCGGCGTCTGCCGCACCGGCCGCATCGGGGTCGACGTCGAGCCGGCCGACCGCCGCATGTCCTTCGAGCTGCTCCGCAGCCACATGTGCACCCCCGCCGAACACGCCGAGCTCGCCCGCATGTCGGGGGAGCGGCAGACCGCGGAGCTGCTGCGGCTGTGGACGCTGAAGGAGGCGTACACCAAGGCCCTCGGGCAGGGCCTCCAGCTCGGCTTCACCGAGTTCGGCTTCGGCCTGACCGGCGGCGGCCTGATCGCCCCGGACGGCACCCCGGCCGCGGGCGGGGAATGGGCGTTCGCGACGCACCCGGTCCTGGCCGACCGCTACCTGCTGAGCACGGCATGCCACGACACGGGCCTGGACACGGCCCGCGACACGGCGGTCGACACGATGCTGGACCCGGCGTTCATGGCGGCGGTGGAGGACGCCCTGGCAACGGGGTGA